In the Gemmatimonadota bacterium genome, CGACCGGGTTCGCTTTCTGGGCGAAATCGAAGACGAGCGGCTGCCCGGCGTCTACGCCGCGGCGGACATCTTCGTGATGGCTGCGCGCGACGAGCGCGATCGGGATGAGGTCGAGGGCTTCGGCATCGTCTTCTGCGAGGCGAATGCTGCGGCGCTGCCGGTAGTGGCGGGTGCCTCCGGTGGCGTGCCGGACGCGGTGCGCGATGGCGAGACGGGGCTGCTCGTGCCGCCGCAGGATGCCGCGGCGCTGGCCGACGCCGTGCGCCGGCTGCTGCTCGACGCCGGGCTGCGCCGGCGGCTCGGGCAGGGCGGGCGCGAGTGGGTCGAGAGGTATTACAACTGGGACCGGGCGGCGGTGGAGGCCTGGGCGATTGTCGAGGAGGTTGCGGGAGAGGGGCGCGTGGGTTAAGGGATTGTCAGCGGGAGCGGGAGCGGGAGCGGGAGCGGGAGCGGGTACGGGAGCGGGTACGGGAGTGGCGCTGGGAGGGAAGGATACGCTTTTGAGTGAGCGGCTTTCCGTGCTGCACCTGGACGGCGGGCGGGTGTGGGCCGGCGGGCAGAACCAGGTCCGCCTGCTCATGGCCGAGCTGGCGAAGCACGGCGTATCCCAGCTCTGTCTTTGCCCGCGGCGCAGCGCGCTCGAGCAGCGGCTGCAGGCGCAGGCACTGCCCGTGCAGGGCGTCGCCTGGCACGGCGGCTTCGATCCTCGGGGCATGCTGGCCGTTGTGCGGCAGGCGCGGGGCCGCGGCCTGATCCATTGCCACGACGCGCACGCGTTGCAGGTGGCGCTGCTTCCCGCGCGGCTCATGGGTGTGCCCCTGGTCGCCTCGCGGCGCATGCATTATCCGGTCTCGGCGCGCAAGTGGAACCGTGCCGCGCTGGTGATCGCCATCTCGAAGACTGTCGAGCAATCTTTGCTGCGCAGCGGGGTGACGCGCGAGCGCGTATGCCGCATCCCTTCGGGCATTGATGTGGAGGAGGTCCAGGCGCTGCCGCGGCTCCGGCTCGGGCTGCGCGCCCGGCTGGGGGTGCGCCCGAGCGAGTTTCTGGTGGGCAACATCGGCCACCTTTACAGCTTCAAGGGCCAGCGCGTGATGGCGCCGGCGGCGGCGCGGCTGCCGGACGTGCGCTGGGTGATCGCGGGCGAGGGGCCGGAGCGCGCCGCCTTGGAGGCGGCGATCGAGCTGAACGGCGTGGCCAGCCGGGTGCATCTGCTCGGTCGCCTGCAAGACGCGCGCAGGATCCTGGGCGAGCTGGACCTGTTCGCCTTCTGCTCGCCGCGCGAGCCGCTGGGGACCAGCCTGCTGGACGCCATGGCGGCGGGCGTGCCGGCGGTGGCCGCGGACGCGGCGGGGGCGGCGGAGATCCTCGAGCCGGTGCATCGGGTCACGGGGTCCAGCCTGTACCCGCCGGGTGATGCGGCTGCGCTGGC is a window encoding:
- a CDS encoding glycosyltransferase family 4 protein, yielding DRVRFLGEIEDERLPGVYAAADIFVMAARDERDRDEVEGFGIVFCEANAAALPVVAGASGGVPDAVRDGETGLLVPPQDAAALADAVRRLLLDAGLRRRLGQGGREWVERYYNWDRAAVEAWAIVEEVAGEGRVG
- a CDS encoding glycosyltransferase family 4 protein, with the protein product MSERLSVLHLDGGRVWAGGQNQVRLLMAELAKHGVSQLCLCPRRSALEQRLQAQALPVQGVAWHGGFDPRGMLAVVRQARGRGLIHCHDAHALQVALLPARLMGVPLVASRRMHYPVSARKWNRAALVIAISKTVEQSLLRSGVTRERVCRIPSGIDVEEVQALPRLRLGLRARLGVRPSEFLVGNIGHLYSFKGQRVMAPAAARLPDVRWVIAGEGPERAALEAAIELNGVASRVHLLGRLQDARRILGELDLFAFCSPREPLGTSLLDAMAAGVPAVAADAAGAAEILEPVHRVTGSSLYPPGDAAALASLVGRLAADAGQRRRMVEAQRERLEEFRIERTAAQILELYGEVAGG